Within the Pseudobythopirellula maris genome, the region TCTTCCACTCGTTCGGCTACACGGTGACGCTGTGGACGCCGCTCGCCCTCGACCTGTCGGCCGTGTACCACTTCAGCCCGCTCGACGCGCGTCAGATCGGCAAACTCTCCCGCGAGCACGGGGCGACGATCCTGCTGAGCACCCCCACGTTCTTGCGGAGTTACATGAAGCGATGCAACCCGGAAGACTTCGCCTCGCTCGAAGTCGTCGTGGTCGGCGCCGAGAAATTGCCGATCTCCCTGAGCGACTCGTTCGAGAAGAAGTTCGGGGTGCGTCCGGTCGAGGGTTACGGCGCCACCGAGCTCTCGCCGCTGGTCTCGGTCAACGTGCCCGCCTGTCGGTCGCACACCGAGGGGGTCGACTCGCGTGAGGGCAGCGTCGGACAGCCGGTTTGCGGCGTGCGAGCGCGGGTGGTCGACCCCGAGAGCCGCGAGCCGCTCGCCCAAGGCGAGGAGGGGATGCTCGAGATCACGGGCCCCAACCTGATGCTCGGCTATTTCGACGACGCGGAAAAAACCGCCGCGGTGGTGCACGACGGGTGGTACGTGACGGGCGACATCTCGGTGATCGACCCCGAGGGCTTCATCCACATCACGGGGCGGCTGAGTCGGTTCTCGAAGATCGGCGGCGAGATGGTTCCCCACGTCCGCGTGGAGGAAGAGATCCAGCGGTTCCTCGGCGACGAAGAAGCGGAAGCCGTCAGTGCGGTCGTTACGGCAGTGCCCGACGCCAGGAAAGGCGAACGCCTCATCGTGGTGCACAAGGCGATCGACAAGTCCCCGGACGAGATCGCCGCCCACCTCAAGGCGGTCGGTGTGCCGAACCTCTGGATCCCCGGCAACGACAGCTACCTGCTGGTCGACGAATTGCCTTTGCTCGGCTCGGGCAAGCTCGACCTCAAACGCCTGGCCGAAGTCGCCCGCGAGCATTTCGCCGCCGGTGCTTAGGGCAGGTCGCTTGCGTCCATGCGCCCCCCGCGGCTTTACTGGGTCAGAGGCTGCCGCAAGCCGCCATCGGACGCTTCGTGCCGGCGTGCGACCGAGGCGACCCGCGCCGTGCGCCAGTCGTTCTCACGCTGTGCCGCTCGGCGGCAGATGCGCACAAGCTCTTCACGCGGCTGGGGGTCGATCCCGTCGAGGCGGCCGGCCAAGCCCTCAATCGCGTCGGGGTTGCGTGTCGCCGCTCGGGAGAACGTCGCCATGAACTTCATCGTCTCGACGAAGTTGTGGTCGGCGGTGCGATTGATCAGCGGCCCTAAGGTCTTGGCCACGATCTCCATCGCCAGATCGTCGAAGTCAACGAAGCTGTCGAGCCGCCCCGTGATGTAGGTCCGCCCGTTCTCCTCCCGGAAAGACGTCGAGCGGAACAGCAGCACGCAACGGGCTCGGATCGACTGCGGCATCGGCGGGGCGTCGTACACTCCCTCGGCGTAGGCGAGGATCGTCACATCGCCGGTGGCGTCGTCCTCGCCGCCGCGGCCCTTGCCGTAATCGGCGAAAAGTACCCGAACGCCCCCCTTGGTGCCGGCTCCGTCGCTGGTGTGGTAGGTCGTGTCGCTCCTGCGCTGAAGATTGAGTTGCGTCACGCCCATCTGCCGCCACACACCTACTACTAGCTCGGGGTTTTGGGCGAGGTGCGTAAAGATCTCTGCGTCGCAGTCGATCACCTGCGAAGGCAGACGCCGGTAGAGATCGGCTTCACGCACAATGCCCTCCACGCCACGGCGGCGGCTGGCGGAAAGCTGGCGCCAAGGAATCGCTCGCAAAGCCTGTTGCTTCGCCTCGGAAGAGCTGCTGGCGTCGTCGTAGACACGCATCGCGTCCTCGCCCTGCGAGGCTCTAACTGGCGCGCCGCTCGACAAAGCGGCAGCCGCGATTGCGGCTGCAAGCAATGCGCGCAGCTTGGGTTGCGACGATGGATGGCGGCGCGCCATAGAGCCCCCCCCGGGTGGCGCCATAAAAAGCACGCGTGGCGGTCACCACGCGTGAAGATATACCGATTCAGCTGATTAAATCGGCGCCCGATTGCGATCGGCGTGAGACTATCTCGCCGCCGAATCGATCCTGTCGGTCGCCGCGGGACGAACGCTTGGCGCCTTGCGTTGCTATTGCGAAGCCGGGGCAGCCTTTGAAGAATGCCCGCGCAGCCGTTCTCTGCCGCTAAAGCCCCCTCGAAAGCCCCCCGTATGAAACCCTGGCGACGTGCAGCCCTCGGCTTAGTCATCGCTTTTTTGGGGGCGTCTTACGCCGTATGGGGTGTGGTCCGCTGGTCGAACGGCTATCTGACGGATCGGCTCGCGTCGCACGCCGTCGCCGCGCCTGGTTCAAGCCATGAAGCCTCGCTGATGATTGATCGGATGGGGGGCGACACGCTGGCGCCGCTGGTCGACCTGGCGTCGGACGCCGACGAGCGAGTTGCAGCCCCAGCAAGGCTGCGTCTCGAGGAACGGCTGGCCGGCTGGGTCTCCGCCCCGTCGGGTGGGCCCGTGCCCGACCTGAACGTACGCGTTCTGCGTTTGCTGGCGATGCTGTCGGACCACGCCGACCTGTTCACCTCCAAGGGCCAGGTCTGGGTGACCGATTTCACCGAGCGGCTGCTCACGTCGAGCCTCGAGCATAGCCCGGGCGATTCGGGGCGGCTGATCGCCGCCGCTGACAACCTGCTTGAGCGTATCGACGAGAGCACCCCTCGCAATGAAACCACGCCAGCGTTCGCCGCCGCCCCCGCAGCGACGCTCAAGCCTGCACGGTCGCAATCGGCGCCTGTGCCGCTGCCGAGGGAGCCTTCGCCGCTTCCCTCACCGACCACAACTCCTCCTCGCGCCCTGGCGCAAGAAAATACCGCGGCCGACCCATTGGAGCCGCTTCCGTTCAGCAACGAAACGTCCGCCCATGGGCCCCAGCCTGAGGCTTTCGCCGAGCAGGCCCCCCGATTCCGGGCGCCCGCAATTGGCCGCGGCACACCAAACGACTGGTCGCCTGATTGGGGTGGAGACGACGATGCCTCGCCTCTTGCCCAGCGGCCAATCGCTCCATCCGAGCCGGAACGGTACTCCGAACGGAGCGACCTCGAGCTGCTACGCGAATGGCTAAGCCTGGGACCGCTGCCGCAAGCCGATTTTGAGAGCGGCGAGCCACTCGACGCCCGCCGCAAGGCGCTTGCCGCCGAGTTGTCCGGCCGCGGCTACACAGGCATGTCAGTCGCCCATCTCGAGGCATTGTTCGCTAGCGAGGCCCGCGAGCGCTTGCAGTTGGTCGAAAGGCTGATGACCGAACCGGCGGGCGATGCGGCCCGGCTCCTGCTGCTGCTCGCCAAGGATGACTCGCCCTTGGTCCGCCGCGCGGCGATCTCCGCGTTGGCGAGCACCAACGACCCCACACTCATGCGCGCCGCGCTGGCCCTGGCGATGCACGACCGCGATCCGGCGGTCGCCGAATTCGCTCAACGGGTCCGCGAACGGCTGCGTTGATCCCACTCGGCGGGCGCCTCTGACGGGGCCGGTTCCTCAACGCAACTTCGTGTCGATCGCGTTGATGCGGTTGGCGGTGAGGTGCGGCTGCTGGTACTCGGTCAAGAATCCCTTTGCACCCCGCACTCCGATCCGCTTGCCGAGCATCGGCTGCAAGTTCATGTCGGGGCTGGGCGTCAGGAAAGTGACAACCTTGCCGCGGTCGTCAACGAGGGCGAACTTCGGGGCGTCGGCACGCTGCGACACCACCGGTCGCAAACGCCCCACCGCGTCGTAGCCGCTGGCGTTGGAGCCGATCGTCTCGGCCGTGCTGGCCAGCGTCGTGGGCGGCGAGGCGGAACCGGCGGCGGTAGCGGCGGGGTCCGGCCGCGTTGCTGGGGCCACGCCGCCGTCGCGCATCTGGCGGTATCGGCCAGCGATCGCCGCAAAGCGATCGATGCGGCCGGCGATCGCGCGGACCGTCTGTCGATCGGCCTCGGTAGGTGCGGAGGTGAGCAGGCTCGCCGCTTCCGCTTCCAGGGGCTCGAACCGCCACAGGTTGGGCCGTTCGGCGACGATGGTCGACAGCGCAACTTCGAGGGCGTCGACCTGCTGCGAGAAACTCGCGTCGATCGGCTCTTGGTCGGCTTGAGGTTTCCGAGCCGCTGTCTGGTCGATTTCCGCCGCGCCGTAGCGTGGCTGCGCGTCGGAGACGAGCACGATCGCGTCGGCTTCGGCCGCTGCTCCGCCTTCCGGATCGGCGAGCTGCGCTGTTTCGCCGGCCGCCTCCGTATGCGTCAGAGCGCTCGATTCAACGGAACGCCAGGCATCCTCGGGTTCGGTTGCGAGTTGGCCCTCATCGCCGTTCACGCCGAGGGGCTCTAGATCACCGAGCCAAACCCAGCGGAACTCCCCCGCCGGCGGCGCGATCGCGACCCAGCCGTCGGGTGG harbors:
- a CDS encoding SH3 domain-containing protein; the protein is MNSRFAFCGIATMIAANFASAGSYEAPATPYKAIVAAPTVAVLSGPGESHYVSSQLTVGDRVEVYRHEANGYVAVRPPESCVSWVRRSDLESAGPGVARVKRSDTPVRVAGAQGEGDAVHIRLEAGELVALATGGAATPPDGWVAIAPPAGEFRWVWLGDLEPLGVNGDEGQLATEPEDAWRSVESSALTHTEAAGETAQLADPEGGAAAEADAIVLVSDAQPRYGAAEIDQTAARKPQADQEPIDASFSQQVDALEVALSTIVAERPNLWRFEPLEAEAASLLTSAPTEADRQTVRAIAGRIDRFAAIAGRYRQMRDGGVAPATRPDPAATAAGSASPPTTLASTAETIGSNASGYDAVGRLRPVVSQRADAPKFALVDDRGKVVTFLTPSPDMNLQPMLGKRIGVRGAKGFLTEYQQPHLTANRINAIDTKLR
- a CDS encoding AMP-binding protein translates to MTQTDYHLPALSPPRAMLRACKRAIFRWKTVDTAGAKLTGGQLLMRSLVVRRMLARELLGADEKQIGVLLPPSNGAVVVNAALALDRRVAVNLNYSVTEAVMNACVRKAGIRHVLTSRKVVDKLDMKIDAEVVCLEDLRDKATLADKALGALGAYATPSALLERRLGLHTTSMDDLLTVIFTSGSTGEPKGVMLTHANIASNIDAMHRGIDLSKEDVILGILPFFHSFGYTVTLWTPLALDLSAVYHFSPLDARQIGKLSREHGATILLSTPTFLRSYMKRCNPEDFASLEVVVVGAEKLPISLSDSFEKKFGVRPVEGYGATELSPLVSVNVPACRSHTEGVDSREGSVGQPVCGVRARVVDPESREPLAQGEEGMLEITGPNLMLGYFDDAEKTAAVVHDGWYVTGDISVIDPEGFIHITGRLSRFSKIGGEMVPHVRVEEEIQRFLGDEEAEAVSAVVTAVPDARKGERLIVVHKAIDKSPDEIAAHLKAVGVPNLWIPGNDSYLLVDELPLLGSGKLDLKRLAEVAREHFAAGA